One region of Phragmites australis chromosome 18, lpPhrAust1.1, whole genome shotgun sequence genomic DNA includes:
- the LOC133899071 gene encoding uncharacterized protein LOC133899071 isoform X2, whose product MVCELGSWSLEHGPAAMENPGLEALEERDFYRAETPKEGQSSSYLQHRHTRSVISTYANVTDISPRLSHYTPTTNRDKMLQRRNSLNLPDHLPENHHIITTAERTMSKSVADLVWEIAVLEEEVVRKELHLLSLYRAAFDQYLGVSPRASAQDRQCSRKQVDEGTRRLRDIKESASYNLPTLSTSKRELSRSSSGRSSLANFLSASITEYVPKISCKLSEDILRCISAVYCKLARRPSQGADFDTSSTPFSSSLSSFSLKYPVDSWSPRCHYNADASSDKCGSFDGNDGQYTGMIIFPRIHIDEDKFDYASKMLDTIRTLIKRLEKIDPTKIAHEEQVCFWINIHNALVMHAFMAHGLQEKRMKNTDMILKATYNVGGHSVNSQIIQNSILGCQSHRPSLWVRTLFTPMKKSGSSIHPYALHHPEPLAHFALSTGAFSDPPVRLYTAKKIHHQLEQARTEFIQANVMVRKQIIFLPKVLHFYAKDAALELPDLIEMVCESMPELQRKEIRQYLRRRIDKCVEWLPYNSSFRYTVHRSLAE is encoded by the exons ATGGTATGTGAGCTAGGTTCTTGGTCACTGGAGCACGGTCCTGCAGCCATGGAGAACCCCGGACTAGAAGCGCTCGAGGAAAGAGACTTCTACCGTGCAGAAACACCAAAGGAGGGTCAGTCGTCTTCTTACCTGCAACACCGACACACGCGAAG TGTTATAAGCACATATGCAAATGTAACTGACATATCTCCGCGACTCTCCCATTACACACCT ACAACCAATCGCGATAAGATGCTCCAAAGAAGAAATTCGCTTAACCTCCCCGACCACTTGCCTGAGAATCATCACATCATTACTACTGCAGAAAGAACTATGTCAAAG TCTGTTGCAGACTTGGTATGGGAGATAGCAGTCCTTGAGGAGGAAGTAGTTCGCAAGGAACTTCACTTGCTTTCCCTATACAGAGCAGCATTTGATCAATACCTCGGTGTCTCTCCTCGTGCTTCTGCTCAG GACCGTCAATGCAGCAGAAAGCAAGTTGACGAAGGCACCCGGCGCTTGAGAGATATCAAGGAGTCTGCATCCTACAACTTGCCAACACTTTCCACTTCTAAACGT GAGCTGTCAAGATCATCTTCAGGGCGGTCAAGCCTTGCAAACTTCTTGAGCGCATCGATCACTGAATATGTGCCCAAGATCTCTTGCAAACTTTCAGAGGACATACTGAGATGCATTTCTGCTGTCtattgcaaacttgcaaggaggCCATCACAAGGCGCGGATTTTGATACATCATCAACTCCTTTCTCATCTTCATTGAGTTCCTTTTCTCTGAAGTATCCTGTCGACAGTTGGAGCCCTCGATGCCATTACAATGCCGACGCAAGCTCTGATAAATGTGGTTCATTCGATGGAAATGATGGACAATACACTGGGATGATAATTTTCCCAAGGATACATATAGATGAAGACAAGTTTGATTATGCCTCTAAAATGCTGGATACTATCAG AACGCTGATAAAACGACTGGAGAAGATTGATCCTACAAAGATTGCACATGAAGAGCAAGTCTGTTTTTGGATTAACATCCACAATGCTTTGGTTATGCAT GCTTTCATGGCTCATGGACTACAGGAAAAACGCATGAAAAACACAGACATGATTTTGAAG GCTACATATAATGTGGGTGGGCATTCAGTCAACTCCCAAATTATTCAGAACTCAATTCTAGGATGCCAATCTCACCGTCCTTCACTG TGGGTCCGTACACTATTTACGCCAATGAAAAAATCAGGGAGCTCCATACATCCATACGCGCTTCATCATCCAGAGCCACTTGCTCACTTTGCTCTTTCCACAGGAGCATTTTCAGATCCACCT GTAAGGCTGTACACAGCCAAGAAAATACATCATCAACTGGAGCAAGCCAGGACCGAGTTCATTCAAGCAAATGTTATGGTCAGGAAGCAGATCATCTTTCTACCCAAAGTTCTCCATTTCTATGCAAAGGATGCTGCCTTAGAGTTGCCTGACCTGATTGAGATGGTATGCGAGAGCATGCCTGAACTACAACGAAAAGAGATCAGACAATATCTTAGGAGGAGAATTGACAAGTGTGTTGAATGGTTGCCTTACAATTCTTCTTTCAGATACACTGTACATAGGAGTTTGGCTGAGTAG
- the LOC133898939 gene encoding tetraketide alpha-pyrone reductase 1-like gives MANTAKGRVCVTGASGFIASWLVKRLLESGYHVLGTVRDPGNQKKVGHLWDLEGAKERLELVRADLLEEGSFDDAVMACEGVFHTASPIVIKSDSKMAKHVRWF, from the exons ATGGCGAACACGGCCAAGGGCAGAGTGTGCGTCACCGGGGCATCAGGCTTCATCGCCTCCTGGCTCGTCAAGCGGCTTCTCGAATCCGGGTACCATGTTCTAGGAACAGTCAGAGACCCAG GGAATCAAAAGAAAGTAGGACACCTCTGGGATTTAGAAGGTGCGAAGGAAAGGCTGGAGCTTGTGAGAGCTGACCTCTTGGAAGAAGGAAGCTTTGACGACGCTGTGATGGCTTGCGAGGGCGTCTTCCACACCGCGTCGCCCATCGTCATTAAATCTGATTCCAAGATGGCTAAACATGTCCGATGGTTTTAG
- the LOC133899071 gene encoding uncharacterized protein LOC133899071 isoform X1, with product MVCELGSWSLEHGPAAMENPGLEALEERDFYRAETPKEGQSSSYLQHRHTRSVISTYANVTDISPRLSHYTPTTNRDKMLQRRNSLNLPDHLPENHHIITTAERTMSKSVADLVWEIAVLEEEVVRKELHLLSLYRAAFDQYLGVSPRASAQDRQCSRKQVDEGTRRLRDIKESASYNLPTLSTSKRYTQELSRSSSGRSSLANFLSASITEYVPKISCKLSEDILRCISAVYCKLARRPSQGADFDTSSTPFSSSLSSFSLKYPVDSWSPRCHYNADASSDKCGSFDGNDGQYTGMIIFPRIHIDEDKFDYASKMLDTIRTLIKRLEKIDPTKIAHEEQVCFWINIHNALVMHAFMAHGLQEKRMKNTDMILKATYNVGGHSVNSQIIQNSILGCQSHRPSLWVRTLFTPMKKSGSSIHPYALHHPEPLAHFALSTGAFSDPPVRLYTAKKIHHQLEQARTEFIQANVMVRKQIIFLPKVLHFYAKDAALELPDLIEMVCESMPELQRKEIRQYLRRRIDKCVEWLPYNSSFRYTVHRSLAE from the exons ATGGTATGTGAGCTAGGTTCTTGGTCACTGGAGCACGGTCCTGCAGCCATGGAGAACCCCGGACTAGAAGCGCTCGAGGAAAGAGACTTCTACCGTGCAGAAACACCAAAGGAGGGTCAGTCGTCTTCTTACCTGCAACACCGACACACGCGAAG TGTTATAAGCACATATGCAAATGTAACTGACATATCTCCGCGACTCTCCCATTACACACCT ACAACCAATCGCGATAAGATGCTCCAAAGAAGAAATTCGCTTAACCTCCCCGACCACTTGCCTGAGAATCATCACATCATTACTACTGCAGAAAGAACTATGTCAAAG TCTGTTGCAGACTTGGTATGGGAGATAGCAGTCCTTGAGGAGGAAGTAGTTCGCAAGGAACTTCACTTGCTTTCCCTATACAGAGCAGCATTTGATCAATACCTCGGTGTCTCTCCTCGTGCTTCTGCTCAG GACCGTCAATGCAGCAGAAAGCAAGTTGACGAAGGCACCCGGCGCTTGAGAGATATCAAGGAGTCTGCATCCTACAACTTGCCAACACTTTCCACTTCTAAACGT TATACGCAGGAGCTGTCAAGATCATCTTCAGGGCGGTCAAGCCTTGCAAACTTCTTGAGCGCATCGATCACTGAATATGTGCCCAAGATCTCTTGCAAACTTTCAGAGGACATACTGAGATGCATTTCTGCTGTCtattgcaaacttgcaaggaggCCATCACAAGGCGCGGATTTTGATACATCATCAACTCCTTTCTCATCTTCATTGAGTTCCTTTTCTCTGAAGTATCCTGTCGACAGTTGGAGCCCTCGATGCCATTACAATGCCGACGCAAGCTCTGATAAATGTGGTTCATTCGATGGAAATGATGGACAATACACTGGGATGATAATTTTCCCAAGGATACATATAGATGAAGACAAGTTTGATTATGCCTCTAAAATGCTGGATACTATCAG AACGCTGATAAAACGACTGGAGAAGATTGATCCTACAAAGATTGCACATGAAGAGCAAGTCTGTTTTTGGATTAACATCCACAATGCTTTGGTTATGCAT GCTTTCATGGCTCATGGACTACAGGAAAAACGCATGAAAAACACAGACATGATTTTGAAG GCTACATATAATGTGGGTGGGCATTCAGTCAACTCCCAAATTATTCAGAACTCAATTCTAGGATGCCAATCTCACCGTCCTTCACTG TGGGTCCGTACACTATTTACGCCAATGAAAAAATCAGGGAGCTCCATACATCCATACGCGCTTCATCATCCAGAGCCACTTGCTCACTTTGCTCTTTCCACAGGAGCATTTTCAGATCCACCT GTAAGGCTGTACACAGCCAAGAAAATACATCATCAACTGGAGCAAGCCAGGACCGAGTTCATTCAAGCAAATGTTATGGTCAGGAAGCAGATCATCTTTCTACCCAAAGTTCTCCATTTCTATGCAAAGGATGCTGCCTTAGAGTTGCCTGACCTGATTGAGATGGTATGCGAGAGCATGCCTGAACTACAACGAAAAGAGATCAGACAATATCTTAGGAGGAGAATTGACAAGTGTGTTGAATGGTTGCCTTACAATTCTTCTTTCAGATACACTGTACATAGGAGTTTGGCTGAGTAG
- the LOC133898938 gene encoding uncharacterized protein LOC133898938 has protein sequence MASHDGGTDAWGGGDGNSLFEGMVLFAPEPAATEEAAPAPEQPAPRPDPDAASSAPPPLDEDLFSDLTLQAPQEPLEPPLPHSEDRGHAAAPAAPPPTAAALSRQSSSSSLRKKKRAVRIGYGRSPQPAPPSPPLAATISATTAAVTAATITDALPHPAAPPTPDQHPERQVDVYVNGDEADAEVVDPDANSPRVEEEAKDEDDEKKDGGGVAAVGIEERLSLLRSQITGKLESIQQRAAAVSARRRQLAGRRRKVAEEVGSAASRHKDLERELEEACEAEDFEKAERISDSLAALEKEKDRLLTALRDAGLDYDSVDSELQDVLESRIAAEEEAAALLEQFVKDATDHADSESKQEQEMSLKEIEGWQTSMEVLEAKKLEMQVETQLVLAACSGWEGSIEHLVEDDRREKDTLSKKGEILAEELAGLLELVKLKEAEIAENNAQIHEVQERISAVVSGFHCSQSDIDLKLNSLQEAQTKMDLETEALVLKRNEIDKFISLTEQKDSELREVIGACSTEAKAWHKSVEIRRKLASSILKSREDRIGLLKMEEEILQDIQMLSQQITDARTGLQEISSRRAGIQQEMGSLKQKLSFIDKRGPELEAEKKVAAAARNFKEAGRIAAEAKALNSEKEELHAKLEKAATDLEIIEKDIVATTAKIQECEGLIILKEKESAMTSYKRLLLDCAAARAELTAATETDDDEEVEMLCKEAEAAESKAMELKTCYDLQVEDDEFMFSPVVPIAFITNSTGQHLAEIASSFGLSSQK, from the exons atggcgtcgCATGACGGCGGCACCGACGCGTGGGGTGGCGGGGACGGCAACTCGCTCTTCGAGGGCATGGTCCTCTTCGCGCCCGAACCCGCCGCAACGGAGGAGGCGGCCCCAGCCCCCGAGCAGCCCGCGCCTCGCCCCGACCCCGACGCGGCCTCCTCCGCTCCCCCGCCGCTCGACGAGGACCTCTTCTCCGATCTCACCCTCCAAGCCCCGCAGGAGCCGCTGGAGCCGCCGCTCCCTCACAGCGAGGACCGGGGCCACGCGGCCGCCCCCGCCGCTCCGCCCCCTACCGCCGCGGCGCTCTCCCGGCAGTCGTCCTCCTCGTCGCTCCGCAAGAAGAAGAGGGCCGTGCGCATCGGGTACGGCCGCTCGCCCCAACCCGCCCCGCCGTCCCCTCCTCTTGCAGCTACAATTTCTGCTACTACCGCTGCTGTTACGGCTGCTACGATCACCGATGCTTTGCCGCATCCTGCCGCTCCTCCTACCCCCGACCAGCACCCTGAGCGGCAAGTTGATGTCTATGTCAATGGCGATGAGGCAGACGCAGAGGTGGTGGATCCGGATGCCAATTCACCCCGTGTAGAGGAGGAAGCGAAGGACGAAGACGATGAGAAGAAGGATGGAGGTGGAGTTGCTGCGGTGGGGATCGAGGAGAGGCTGTCTCTCCTTAGATCTCAAATCACCGGCAAGCTCGAGTCCATCCAGCAGAGGGCTGCTGCTGTCTCTGCCAGGAGGAGGCAGCTGGCGGGCCGGCGGAGGaaggtggcggaggaggtgggCTCTGCGGCGTCCAGGCACAAGGATTTGGAGAgggagctggaggaggcctgCGAGGCCGAGGACTTTGAGAAGGCCGAGAGGATCAGCGACTCCCTTGCGGCgctggagaaggagaaggatcGGTTGTTGACGGCGCTTCGTGATGCGGGGCTCGACTATGATTCCGTGGATTCGGAGTTGCAGGATGTGCTTGAGTCACGCATTGCAGCAGAGGAGGAAGCTGCTGCCCTTCTGGAGCAATTCGTAAAG GATGCCACTGACCATGCTGATTCAGaaagcaagcaagaacaagaaatGTCCTTGAAAGAAATAGAAGGGTGGCAAACATCAATGGAGGTACTAGAAGCAAAGAAGTTAGAGATGCAGGTTGAAACACAATTGGTTTTGGCAGCATGTTCAGGGTGGGAAGGCTCAATAGAGCATTTGGTTGAAGATGACAGAAGAGAAAAAGACACGCTGAGTAAGAAAGGAGAAATCCTCGCTGAGGAGTTAGCTGGTCTTCTAGAGTTGGTGAAGTTGAAAGAAgcagagatagctgaaaataatgCTCAGATCCATGAGGTTCAAGAAAGGATCAGTGCCGTGGTCTCTGGATTTCATTGCTCTCAGTCAGATATTGACTTGAAGCTTAATTCCCTTCAGGAAGCCCAAACTAAAATGGATTTAGAGACTGAAGCACTTGTCTtaaaaaggaatgaaattgaTAAATTCATCTCTTTAACGGAACAGAAAGACTCAGAGTTGCGGGAAGTTATTGGTGCTTGTTCAACTGAAGCAAAAGCTTGGCACAAATCAGTTGAAATAAGAAGAAAGCTTGCGTCATCGATTTTGAAGTCAAGAGAGGATAGAATTGGGTTGCTAAAAATGGAGGAAGAAATTTTGCAAGACATTCAAATGCTCAGCCAACAAATTACTGATGCAAGAACTGGTCTTCAG GAGATATCTTCAAGGAGAGCAGGCATACAGCAAGAGATGGGTTCATTGAAGCAGAAGTTGAGCTTCATTGACAAAAGAGGCCCTGAACTAGAGGCTGAAAAGaaggttgctgctgctgcaagaAACTTTAAAGAAGCAGGAAGGATAGCTGCTGAGGCAAAAGCTCTTAATTCCGAAAAGGAAGAACTGCATGCTAAGTTGGAGAAAGCTGCTACTGATCTAGAGATAATAGAAAAAGATATCGTAGCAACTACCGCCAAGATACAGGAATGCGAAGGGCTTATTATACTCAAAGAAAAAGAGTCAGCCATGACAAGTTACAAAAGACTCCTGTTAGATTGTGCTGCAGCTAGAGCAGAATTGACTGCTGCAACTGAAAcggatgatgatgaagaagttgAGATGCTATGTAAAGAAGCTGAAGCTGCAGAGTCTAAAGCAATGGAACTCAAAACATGCTATGACCTCCAAGTGGAGGACGATGAATTCATGTTTTCGCCCGTAGTCCCTATAGCATTCATAACAAATTCAACAGGGCAGCATTTGGCAGAAATTGCTTCCTCATTTGGCCTATCTTCCCAGAAGTGA
- the LOC133899071 gene encoding uncharacterized protein LOC133899071 isoform X3: MLQRRNSLNLPDHLPENHHIITTAERTMSKSVADLVWEIAVLEEEVVRKELHLLSLYRAAFDQYLGVSPRASAQDRQCSRKQVDEGTRRLRDIKESASYNLPTLSTSKRYTQELSRSSSGRSSLANFLSASITEYVPKISCKLSEDILRCISAVYCKLARRPSQGADFDTSSTPFSSSLSSFSLKYPVDSWSPRCHYNADASSDKCGSFDGNDGQYTGMIIFPRIHIDEDKFDYASKMLDTIRTLIKRLEKIDPTKIAHEEQVCFWINIHNALVMHAFMAHGLQEKRMKNTDMILKATYNVGGHSVNSQIIQNSILGCQSHRPSLWVRTLFTPMKKSGSSIHPYALHHPEPLAHFALSTGAFSDPPVRLYTAKKIHHQLEQARTEFIQANVMVRKQIIFLPKVLHFYAKDAALELPDLIEMVCESMPELQRKEIRQYLRRRIDKCVEWLPYNSSFRYTVHRSLAE; this comes from the exons ATGCTCCAAAGAAGAAATTCGCTTAACCTCCCCGACCACTTGCCTGAGAATCATCACATCATTACTACTGCAGAAAGAACTATGTCAAAG TCTGTTGCAGACTTGGTATGGGAGATAGCAGTCCTTGAGGAGGAAGTAGTTCGCAAGGAACTTCACTTGCTTTCCCTATACAGAGCAGCATTTGATCAATACCTCGGTGTCTCTCCTCGTGCTTCTGCTCAG GACCGTCAATGCAGCAGAAAGCAAGTTGACGAAGGCACCCGGCGCTTGAGAGATATCAAGGAGTCTGCATCCTACAACTTGCCAACACTTTCCACTTCTAAACGT TATACGCAGGAGCTGTCAAGATCATCTTCAGGGCGGTCAAGCCTTGCAAACTTCTTGAGCGCATCGATCACTGAATATGTGCCCAAGATCTCTTGCAAACTTTCAGAGGACATACTGAGATGCATTTCTGCTGTCtattgcaaacttgcaaggaggCCATCACAAGGCGCGGATTTTGATACATCATCAACTCCTTTCTCATCTTCATTGAGTTCCTTTTCTCTGAAGTATCCTGTCGACAGTTGGAGCCCTCGATGCCATTACAATGCCGACGCAAGCTCTGATAAATGTGGTTCATTCGATGGAAATGATGGACAATACACTGGGATGATAATTTTCCCAAGGATACATATAGATGAAGACAAGTTTGATTATGCCTCTAAAATGCTGGATACTATCAG AACGCTGATAAAACGACTGGAGAAGATTGATCCTACAAAGATTGCACATGAAGAGCAAGTCTGTTTTTGGATTAACATCCACAATGCTTTGGTTATGCAT GCTTTCATGGCTCATGGACTACAGGAAAAACGCATGAAAAACACAGACATGATTTTGAAG GCTACATATAATGTGGGTGGGCATTCAGTCAACTCCCAAATTATTCAGAACTCAATTCTAGGATGCCAATCTCACCGTCCTTCACTG TGGGTCCGTACACTATTTACGCCAATGAAAAAATCAGGGAGCTCCATACATCCATACGCGCTTCATCATCCAGAGCCACTTGCTCACTTTGCTCTTTCCACAGGAGCATTTTCAGATCCACCT GTAAGGCTGTACACAGCCAAGAAAATACATCATCAACTGGAGCAAGCCAGGACCGAGTTCATTCAAGCAAATGTTATGGTCAGGAAGCAGATCATCTTTCTACCCAAAGTTCTCCATTTCTATGCAAAGGATGCTGCCTTAGAGTTGCCTGACCTGATTGAGATGGTATGCGAGAGCATGCCTGAACTACAACGAAAAGAGATCAGACAATATCTTAGGAGGAGAATTGACAAGTGTGTTGAATGGTTGCCTTACAATTCTTCTTTCAGATACACTGTACATAGGAGTTTGGCTGAGTAG
- the LOC133899073 gene encoding transcription termination factor MTERF6, chloroplastic/mitochondrial-like translates to MASGVGNGNAKSLAQWLRENGFDEETLGRMSRRCRNLQSLDASEASGVWDYLLNNVKIERRKLRHVVAKCPKVLTLSVDGKLVPTVQCLVTLQAKPGEVAQAIAKFPQILFHSVEEKLCPLLAFFQTLGVSEKQLAKLLMVNPRLISYSIEAKYSQIVDFLVGLGIDKEGMIGKILTKEPYIMGYSVDKRLRPTADFLKSAVGLQGSDIKRAIMSFPDILLRDVDKILRPNLAFLWSYGFSKDQVRALVAGYPPVLIKSVKHCLEPRMKFLVEEMGRDMGEVVDYPQFFRHGLKGSLEYRHKVLKQTNSSCSLSEMLDCNQKKFAMKFGLIAAV, encoded by the coding sequence ATGGCCAGCGGTGTCGGCAATGGCAATGCCAAGAGCCTGGCGCAGTGGCTGAGGGAGAACGGGTTCGACGAGGAGACCCTCGGGCGCATGTCAAGGAGGTGCAGGAATCTGCAGAGCCTCGACGCCAGCGAGGCCTCGGGCGTCTGGGACTACCTCCTCAACAACGTCAAGATCGAGAGGCGGAAGCTGCGGCACGTGGTGGCCAAGTGCCCCAAGGTCCTCACCCTGTCCGTCGACGGCAAGCTGGTCCCCACGGTGCAGTGCCTCGTCACGCTGCAGGCCAAGCCCGGGGAGGTCGCGCAGGCCATCGCCAAGTTCCCCCAGATACTGTTCCACAGCGTGGAGGAGAAGCTCTGCCCGCTCCTCGCCTTCTTCCAGACGCTTGGTGTCTCCGAGAAGCAGCTGGCCAAGCTGCTTATGGTCAACCCGCGCCTCATCAGCTACAGCATCGAGGCCAAATACTCGCAGATAGTCGACTTCCTTGTTGGCCTAGGCATCGACAAGGAAGGTATGATTGGCAAGATCCTCACGAAGGAACCGTACATCATGGGGTACAGTGTCGACAAACGGCTGCGTCCTACTGCTGACTTCCTAAAGTCAGCAGTCGGGTTACAGGGATCAGATATCAAAAGGGCGATCATGAGCTTCCCTGATATATTGTTGCGAGATGTTGATAAGATTCTGCGGCCCAATTTAGCGTTCCTGTGGAGCTACGGGTTCAGCAAGGATCAGGTCAGGGCATTGGTGGCGGGATACCCTCCTGTTCTCATCAAGAGTGTCAAGCATTGCTTGGAGCCAAGGATGAAGTTCCTGGTCGAAGAAATGGGACGGGACATGGGAGAAGTGGTAGATTACCCCCAATTCTTTCGCCATGGCCTCAAAGGGAGCCTGGAGTACCGTCACAAGGTGCTCAAGCAGACGAACTCGAGTTGCAGCCTCAGCGAGATGCTAGACTGTAATCAGAAGAAGTTTGCCATGAAATTTGGTTTGATTGCAGCAGTTTAG